One genomic window of Myxococcales bacterium includes the following:
- a CDS encoding enoyl-CoA hydratase/isomerase family protein yields the protein MGALVNYSTDKGVALMTLNDPPVNSYSYEMLKELDACILEARFDNDVHVIVLTGHGDKAFSAGANVNMLQEADATFKYYFCLHANETLSRLEQTPKLCIAAINGHAIGGGLEVALACDLRIARAGDLQIGLPEALLGVLPGTGGTQRLGRLVGRSKAIEYMIEGTKLGVDDALLAGIVNKVFEAESNEAFIKQVVAYGRRFCPPTGAPLAVGRIKRAVQSGLEGGLEQGLALERELQAELFRSNDAKEGFAAFTEKRKATFRGR from the coding sequence ATGGGAGCGCTGGTCAACTACTCCACGGACAAGGGCGTCGCGCTGATGACGCTGAACGATCCGCCCGTGAACTCGTACAGCTACGAGATGCTGAAGGAGCTCGACGCGTGCATCCTCGAGGCGCGCTTCGACAACGACGTGCACGTCATCGTGCTCACGGGGCACGGCGACAAGGCGTTCTCGGCGGGCGCGAACGTCAACATGCTCCAAGAGGCGGACGCGACCTTCAAGTACTACTTCTGCCTCCACGCGAACGAGACCCTCTCTCGCCTCGAGCAGACGCCCAAGCTCTGCATCGCGGCGATCAACGGACACGCGATCGGCGGCGGGCTCGAGGTCGCCCTCGCGTGCGACCTCCGCATCGCCCGCGCCGGCGATCTGCAAATCGGCCTCCCCGAGGCCCTGCTCGGCGTGCTCCCCGGGACCGGCGGCACTCAGCGCCTCGGTCGCCTCGTCGGTCGCTCGAAGGCGATCGAGTACATGATCGAAGGGACCAAGCTCGGCGTCGACGACGCGCTGCTCGCGGGCATCGTCAACAAGGTGTTCGAGGCCGAGTCGAACGAGGCGTTCATCAAGCAGGTGGTCGCCTACGGCCGGCGTTTCTGCCCCCCTACCGGCGCACCGCTCGCGGTCGGTCGTATCAAGCGGGCCGTGCAGTCGGGTCTCGAGGGCGGCCTGGAGCAGGGCCTCGCGCTCGAGCGCGAGCTGCAGGCGGAGCTGTTCCGCTCGAACGACGCCAAGGAAGGCTTCGCCGCGTTCACCGAGAAGCGCAAGGCGACGTTTCGCGGGCGATGA
- a CDS encoding aminoacyl-tRNA hydrolase, translating into MLVVGLGNPGKKYEKTRHNVGFVVLDAIAKDNGLEDFREKFSGLFSKGSVYGADAVLLKPQTFMNLSGDSAQPAMVFHKRAVGDVIVIHDELDLPFGEVRVKVGGGHAGHNGLRSLIARMGSPEFVRVRVGVGRPPAAFAGDVADYVLSDFAPDERAALPGIVEQARRAVERVMREGALAAMGAVNAKAPPRNGRRGEA; encoded by the coding sequence GTGCTCGTCGTCGGCCTGGGCAACCCGGGGAAGAAGTACGAGAAGACCCGCCACAACGTGGGCTTCGTCGTGCTCGACGCGATCGCGAAGGACAACGGGCTCGAGGACTTCCGCGAGAAGTTCTCGGGCCTCTTTTCCAAGGGCAGCGTCTACGGCGCAGACGCCGTGCTGCTCAAGCCCCAGACCTTCATGAACCTGTCGGGCGACTCCGCGCAGCCCGCGATGGTCTTCCACAAGCGCGCGGTCGGCGACGTCATCGTCATCCACGACGAGCTCGACCTCCCGTTCGGCGAGGTCCGCGTGAAGGTCGGCGGCGGGCACGCGGGTCACAACGGCCTCCGCTCGCTCATCGCGCGCATGGGCAGCCCTGAGTTCGTGCGCGTCCGCGTGGGTGTGGGTCGCCCGCCCGCCGCCTTCGCCGGGGACGTGGCCGACTACGTGCTGAGCGACTTCGCCCCGGACGAGCGCGCCGCGCTGCCCGGGATCGTCGAGCAGGCTCGTCGGGCGGTCGAGCGCGTCATGCGTGAAGGCGCGCTCGCGGCGATGGGCGCGGTGAACGCCAAGGCACCTCCGCGAAACGGAAGACGAGGCGAGGCGTGA
- a CDS encoding 3-oxoacyl-ACP synthase, which produces MNPGDPQGGELEPDGSDEDSRIAVSGVGVVSALGGTAEATWEGILAGRRGVRELTLFNATGHRSTLAAEVAGIGSRPDDSWSRTAEMGLMAAGEAARSADLRGARAAGLRIGLVVGATTGGMFETESLLALLADPKERETTKDDAWRRLLSNPISSTTAWIDREVGPFARTRTLSSACSSGANALAVAADWLLLDVVDVVLAGGADGLCRLTQAGFGALAACDPSPCRPFDVRRRGLNLGEGAGFLVLERASTARRRGVKVRCILAGWALGSEGHHITNPEPTGNTPARLLTEALRRAGLGLASLGYVNAHGTATPLNDAMEAAGLAAALGERLGEVPVSSSKAQLGHTLAAAGAIEAVLTTLVLRDGVLPPTVGLEEIDPACPLRHVLVAERAEVSVAASSSFGFGGMDTVVVFASDRRASAPARALQEVVVVGAAALTPRGFREGRATHELLDAPIAGARAVTLDPAWLDPARARRLDRLSRLVTVVAERALVGTPRFAEAHSGRVGLLVGNAWGNLDASAGFMRRVFDKGPRLASPAEFPNLVPSSPVGHASVYLGLTGPAFSLCDFAASGEACFLQGFEMVASSEVESVCVGGVEEASDIVENVLSRVFRDPSERPQRAEGAAACTLTSARVAAERGLPVLARVLSATAFRAGPGALAATDIEVPVDGSLVLARTEALGAAVVAGTAWAACPCLATEGATGAHESAGAITLAAAVGFVASGLYPRVLVVGEAGSNGYAVVLG; this is translated from the coding sequence GTGAATCCCGGAGACCCGCAGGGCGGCGAGCTCGAGCCCGACGGCAGCGACGAGGACTCTCGGATCGCCGTGTCGGGCGTGGGCGTCGTCTCGGCGCTCGGTGGCACGGCGGAGGCCACGTGGGAGGGGATCCTCGCGGGCCGGCGCGGCGTTCGCGAGCTCACGCTGTTCAACGCCACGGGGCACCGCTCGACCCTCGCCGCCGAGGTGGCGGGCATCGGGAGCCGCCCCGACGACTCGTGGTCGCGGACGGCCGAGATGGGCCTCATGGCGGCGGGTGAGGCGGCGCGCTCCGCCGATCTCCGGGGAGCTCGCGCCGCGGGGCTGCGCATCGGCCTCGTCGTCGGCGCGACCACCGGGGGCATGTTCGAGACCGAGTCGCTCCTCGCGCTCCTCGCCGACCCCAAAGAGCGCGAAACCACCAAAGACGACGCCTGGCGTCGGCTGCTGTCGAACCCCATAAGCTCCACCACGGCCTGGATCGATCGGGAGGTTGGGCCCTTCGCCCGCACGCGCACCCTGTCGAGCGCGTGCTCCAGCGGCGCGAACGCCCTGGCCGTGGCCGCCGACTGGCTGCTCCTCGACGTGGTGGATGTGGTGCTGGCAGGCGGCGCCGACGGCCTCTGCAGGCTCACGCAGGCGGGCTTCGGCGCGCTCGCCGCCTGCGATCCGTCGCCGTGCCGCCCCTTCGACGTTCGCCGCCGCGGCCTGAACCTCGGGGAGGGGGCGGGCTTCCTGGTCCTGGAGCGGGCGAGCACGGCGCGCCGCCGTGGGGTAAAGGTCAGATGTATTCTGGCGGGCTGGGCGCTCGGCTCCGAGGGCCACCACATCACGAACCCCGAGCCAACGGGCAACACCCCCGCGCGCTTGCTCACCGAGGCGCTGCGTCGGGCGGGGCTCGGGCTGGCCAGCCTCGGCTACGTGAACGCGCACGGCACGGCGACGCCCCTGAACGACGCGATGGAGGCGGCCGGGCTCGCGGCCGCCCTCGGCGAGCGCCTCGGCGAGGTCCCCGTGTCGAGCTCGAAGGCCCAGCTCGGGCACACGCTCGCCGCTGCGGGCGCCATCGAGGCGGTCCTCACGACCCTCGTGCTCCGCGACGGCGTCCTCCCGCCCACCGTCGGCCTCGAGGAGATCGATCCTGCTTGCCCGCTGCGGCACGTCCTCGTCGCCGAGCGGGCGGAGGTGTCGGTCGCGGCGTCGAGCTCGTTCGGCTTCGGTGGCATGGACACGGTCGTGGTCTTCGCTTCCGACCGTCGCGCCTCGGCGCCGGCGCGTGCGCTCCAGGAGGTCGTGGTGGTTGGCGCTGCGGCGCTCACGCCGCGCGGATTTCGCGAGGGTCGCGCGACCCACGAGCTCCTCGACGCGCCCATCGCCGGCGCGCGCGCGGTGACCCTCGATCCGGCGTGGCTCGATCCGGCGCGCGCGCGTCGCCTAGACAGGCTCTCGCGCCTCGTCACGGTCGTCGCGGAGCGCGCGCTCGTGGGCACGCCGCGCTTCGCCGAGGCGCACTCCGGGCGCGTGGGGTTGCTCGTCGGTAACGCGTGGGGCAACCTCGACGCCTCCGCGGGCTTCATGCGGCGTGTCTTCGACAAGGGGCCGCGGCTGGCGAGCCCCGCGGAGTTCCCGAACCTCGTGCCCAGCTCGCCCGTCGGGCACGCGAGCGTCTACCTCGGCCTCACGGGCCCGGCGTTCTCGCTCTGCGACTTTGCCGCCAGCGGCGAGGCGTGCTTCCTCCAGGGCTTCGAGATGGTGGCGTCCAGTGAGGTCGAGAGCGTGTGCGTGGGCGGCGTCGAGGAGGCGAGCGACATCGTCGAGAACGTCCTGTCTCGCGTGTTTCGCGATCCGAGCGAGCGCCCGCAGCGCGCGGAGGGCGCGGCCGCGTGCACCCTCACCAGCGCGCGCGTCGCAGCGGAGCGAGGACTGCCGGTGCTCGCGCGGGTGCTGAGCGCCACCGCGTTCCGCGCCGGGCCGGGCGCCCTCGCCGCGACCGACATCGAGGTGCCTGTCGACGGGTCCCTCGTCCTCGCGCGGACCGAGGCGCTCGGGGCTGCGGTGGTCGCCGGCACTGCGTGGGCCGCGTGCCCCTGCCTCGCGACCGAGGGCGCCACCGGAGCTCACGAGTCGGCCGGGGCGATCACGCTGGCCGCCGCGGTCGGCTTCGTCGCCAGCGGGCTGTACCCGCGCGTGCTGGTCGTCGGCGAGGCGGGGTCGAACGGCTACGCCGTGGTGCTCGGGTGA